The following are encoded in a window of Telmatobacter sp. DSM 110680 genomic DNA:
- a CDS encoding DUF2199 domain-containing protein, with the protein MNLRWKCASCDEWHTGPCLDFGFSEPHYWDKNQEKASRWTNLVPRRLKKPSKTFLDSDYCSIDDESFFVRGLIHLPIIGAADSFCWGVWGSLSRANYEALLKADDEHCNVELPPMFSWLSTQIPGYPETLNLKMWVLIQEPGMRPHFRLERGDHPLCMEYHHGISPSRVKEIMFERLPALEE; encoded by the coding sequence TTGAACCTGCGCTGGAAATGTGCCAGTTGCGATGAGTGGCACACCGGGCCATGCCTGGATTTCGGATTCTCGGAGCCTCACTACTGGGACAAGAATCAAGAGAAGGCAAGTCGATGGACCAACCTGGTTCCTCGGCGATTGAAAAAACCAAGCAAGACATTCCTTGATTCAGATTATTGTTCAATCGACGACGAGAGCTTTTTCGTTCGCGGATTGATTCACTTGCCGATTATCGGTGCAGCAGATTCTTTCTGCTGGGGTGTATGGGGTTCTTTAAGTCGTGCGAACTACGAGGCGCTGCTGAAAGCGGATGACGAACACTGTAACGTCGAATTGCCGCCGATGTTTTCATGGCTCAGCACGCAGATTCCGGGTTATCCAGAGACGCTGAACCTGAAGATGTGGGTGCTGATTCAAGAGCCGGGGATGCGTCCTCATTTTCGCCTGGAACGCGGCGATCATCCGCTGTGTATGGAATACCACCATGGCATCAGTCCATCGCGGGTCAAGGAAATTATGTTTGAGCGCTTGCCGGCGCTTGAGGAATAG